A genomic window from Sphingobacterium sp. BN32 includes:
- a CDS encoding DUF2310 family Zn-ribbon-containing protein → MTDKPIPAKILLTLADNKLTGEDFIGLSNTLYRQNLIFSEPRELRRNENVLELTIIFRDLFSYRHWSKNAEIKEYWTSKFDKLLAGKPKTIKEMDIIVEVDNVQNCTCDKSDFYILQGRSLQFTDELICNNCLGQVPYSKIPLQIKLEDWQTKHERVYLNWLESGLFEKEAYKELTNYKKGKLNLAGEKIRQQLSDFFKIPVYISYFVEQPDDNHPCLICGQQGTKSGLKKPNRICKSCNTIFGYDTE, encoded by the coding sequence ATGACAGACAAACCAATTCCTGCAAAAATTCTTTTAACTCTTGCTGACAACAAGTTGACAGGCGAAGATTTTATCGGTTTATCGAACACACTTTACAGACAAAATTTAATTTTTTCAGAACCACGAGAATTAAGACGAAACGAAAATGTTTTAGAACTAACTATTATTTTTAGAGACCTTTTTTCGTATAGGCATTGGTCTAAAAATGCGGAAATAAAAGAATATTGGACTTCCAAGTTTGACAAATTGCTTGCAGGCAAACCGAAGACAATTAAAGAAATGGACATTATTGTTGAAGTAGACAATGTCCAAAATTGTACTTGCGACAAGTCTGATTTTTATATATTGCAAGGACGTTCTTTACAATTCACAGACGAGTTGATTTGCAACAACTGTTTAGGACAAGTTCCTTATTCAAAAATACCTTTACAAATTAAACTTGAGGACTGGCAAACAAAACACGAAAGAGTTTATTTGAACTGGCTTGAAAGTGGGCTTTTTGAAAAAGAGGCTTATAAAGAACTGACAAACTACAAAAAAGGCAAACTGAACTTAGCAGGCGAAAAAATTAGACAACAACTTTCTGACTTTTTCAAAATTCCTGTTTACATAAGTTACTTTGTTGAGCAACCAGACGACAATCATCCTTGCTTAATTTGTGGACAACAAGGAACTAAATCTGGACTTAAAAAACCAAACAGAATTTGTAAATCTTGCAATACAATTTTTGGCTATGACACCGAGTAG
- a CDS encoding helix-turn-helix transcriptional regulator yields MLKVGSIANLPAVGQHAKKDDKPLKSSETEIRNIWSNWTDNRTEPCFYHSTENDRFSISFASHFLKFLCQRTFGTFAKPLKPTHNPSFAKEPNFPPCTTHDNYRFISYFLRYYCNLDPNNLTAMNRIKEVLDDKGIKQTWLAEKLGKSYNMVNSYVQNRQQPRLEILFEIAKLLEVDPKDLIKSTND; encoded by the coding sequence GTGCTAAAAGTCGGCTCCATCGCCAATTTGCCAGCCGTTGGGCAACATGCTAAAAAAGACGACAAACCATTGAAAAGTAGTGAAACTGAAATAAGAAACATATGGAGCAACTGGACAGACAACCGAACTGAGCCGTGCTTTTATCATTCGACTGAGAATGACAGATTTTCTATTTCCTTCGCTTCGCATTTTTTAAAATTTCTCTGCCAACGCACATTTGGCACATTTGCAAAGCCGCTCAAGCCAACTCACAACCCAAGCTTTGCAAAAGAGCCAAATTTTCCTCCCTGCACTACCCATGATAATTATCGTTTTATATCTTACTTTTTGAGATATTATTGTAATTTAGACCCGAATAATTTGACAGCAATGAATCGAATCAAAGAAGTGCTTGATGACAAAGGAATAAAACAGACTTGGTTGGCTGAAAAACTTGGAAAGAGTTACAACATGGTGAACTCCTATGTGCAGAACCGACAACAACCCAGACTTGAAATACTTTTTGAGATTGCAAAATTACTTGAAGTCGATCCTAAGGATTTAATAAAGAGTACTAATGACTGA
- the hsdR gene encoding EcoAI/FtnUII family type I restriction enzme subunit R has product MTDKEKKELSESDICDLFITPAIKDAGWDPYTQIRREVTLTPGPVIVRGEMSARNKNKKKFADYVLAWKPGTRIAVIEAKENNHSVSHGMQQALGYANILGIPSAFSSNGDAFASHNKVAADGEDIETEFPLEGFPNPKELWERYKKMHNIKDKEEELVLQPYYTDGSNKEPRYYQIEAINRTIEAVARGEKRILLVMATGTGKTYTTFQIIWRLWKAKAVRRILFLVDRNILADQTLVNDFKPFGSVMTKIKNRKIDPSYEIHLGLYQALTGPDESDKIYKSVSPDFFDLIVIDECHRGSAADDSAWREILKYFENAIQIGLTATPKETEYVSNMTYFGKPVYTYSLKQGIQDGFLAPYKVVKIDIDKDVDGWTPPKGMTDDLGDEIEQRTYNQSDMDRILVLNQRTKLVAKRVMQLLNATDPYSKTIIFCEDIDHAERMRKAIVNAAGKIAVDNPKYVMRITGDSVEGKNELDNFIDPESKFPVIATTSDLMTTGVDAKTCKLIVLDKTINSMTTFKQIIGRGTRIDEDNKKFFFTIMDFKKATEHFSDPEFDGEPVVIYNPGPDDDPVPPDPEGGEDDDTGEDDGETGGEGRRKIFVSGVPAKIKSERIEYLGEDGQLITESYKDFSAKRVQEEFASLDDFLRKWNDADKKKIIIELLEEHGVVLENLADLVGRDFGDFDLICHVAFGQKPLTRKERANNVKKRDYFTKYGEQARAVLQGMLELYADKGVVSIENPKVLKLKPFSDIGTPLEIIKDIFGGKDQYEQAIKELENELFKEDKVA; this is encoded by the coding sequence ATGACTGATAAGGAAAAAAAAGAACTAAGCGAAAGCGACATATGTGATCTCTTCATCACACCTGCAATCAAGGATGCTGGTTGGGATCCATATACGCAGATTCGGAGAGAGGTTACACTTACACCTGGACCAGTTATCGTTCGCGGTGAAATGTCAGCTCGTAACAAGAACAAGAAAAAGTTTGCTGACTATGTTCTTGCATGGAAGCCAGGGACAAGGATTGCAGTAATAGAAGCAAAGGAAAATAACCACTCTGTTAGTCATGGAATGCAACAGGCTTTAGGCTATGCCAACATACTAGGCATACCAAGTGCTTTCAGTTCAAATGGAGATGCATTTGCTTCTCATAATAAGGTTGCTGCTGACGGAGAAGATATTGAAACTGAATTTCCTTTAGAGGGTTTTCCAAATCCTAAAGAGTTGTGGGAACGCTATAAAAAAATGCACAACATAAAGGACAAAGAAGAAGAATTGGTTTTACAGCCATACTACACGGACGGCTCAAACAAAGAACCTAGATACTATCAAATTGAAGCAATAAACAGAACCATTGAAGCAGTTGCAAGAGGTGAAAAGAGAATTCTGCTTGTTATGGCAACTGGTACAGGAAAAACATACACGACTTTTCAAATCATTTGGAGATTATGGAAAGCTAAGGCAGTTAGAAGAATTCTCTTCCTTGTTGACAGAAACATCTTGGCTGACCAAACATTAGTGAATGATTTCAAGCCTTTCGGTTCAGTAATGACCAAAATCAAAAACCGAAAAATTGACCCTTCATACGAAATTCATTTAGGCTTATATCAAGCTTTGACTGGCCCTGATGAATCTGATAAAATTTACAAAAGCGTTTCACCAGACTTTTTTGACCTGATTGTTATAGACGAGTGCCACAGAGGAAGTGCAGCAGATGATTCAGCTTGGAGAGAGATTTTGAAGTATTTTGAAAATGCAATACAGATTGGTTTAACTGCTACACCAAAGGAAACGGAATACGTTTCAAACATGACCTACTTTGGAAAACCAGTTTACACATACAGTCTTAAACAAGGAATTCAAGATGGTTTCCTTGCCCCTTATAAAGTTGTAAAAATCGACATTGATAAAGACGTTGATGGTTGGACACCTCCAAAAGGAATGACAGACGATTTGGGTGATGAAATTGAACAACGCACCTACAACCAATCTGACATGGACAGAATTTTGGTTCTAAATCAACGAACCAAATTGGTGGCAAAGCGAGTAATGCAATTACTAAACGCCACAGACCCATATTCAAAAACAATAATTTTCTGCGAAGACATTGACCATGCAGAAAGAATGCGCAAAGCAATTGTAAACGCAGCTGGAAAAATAGCGGTGGACAACCCAAAATATGTAATGCGAATTACAGGCGATAGTGTTGAAGGGAAAAATGAATTGGACAACTTCATTGACCCTGAAAGCAAGTTTCCTGTAATAGCAACTACTTCAGATTTAATGACAACCGGAGTTGATGCTAAAACGTGCAAGTTGATAGTTTTGGACAAGACCATAAACTCAATGACCACTTTCAAACAAATTATTGGACGTGGAACTCGAATAGATGAAGACAACAAGAAGTTTTTCTTCACCATCATGGACTTTAAAAAGGCAACTGAGCATTTCAGCGATCCTGAATTTGACGGAGAGCCAGTAGTAATTTATAATCCAGGTCCTGATGACGACCCCGTTCCGCCAGACCCTGAGGGTGGTGAAGATGACGATACAGGAGAAGATGATGGAGAAACGGGAGGCGAAGGAAGAAGGAAAATCTTTGTCAGTGGAGTTCCTGCCAAAATTAAGAGTGAACGAATTGAATACTTAGGTGAAGATGGTCAACTAATTACTGAATCATACAAAGATTTCAGTGCGAAAAGAGTGCAGGAAGAATTCGCATCACTAGATGATTTTCTTAGAAAGTGGAATGATGCTGACAAGAAGAAAATCATCATTGAATTATTGGAAGAGCATGGCGTGGTTTTAGAAAACCTTGCTGACCTAGTAGGAAGAGATTTTGGTGATTTTGATTTGATCTGCCATGTAGCCTTTGGACAAAAACCACTGACTAGAAAGGAAAGAGCAAACAATGTGAAGAAACGAGATTATTTCACGAAATATGGTGAACAAGCTCGAGCAGTTTTACAAGGCATGCTCGAATTGTACGCAGATAAAGGAGTAGTAAGCATTGAAAATCCAAAAGTTCTAAAACTTAAACCATTCAGTGATATTGGAACTCCTTTAGAAATTATCAAAGACATTTTTGGTGGTAAAGACCAATATGAACAGGCTATAAAAGAATTAGAAAACGAACTATTTAAAGAAGATAAAGTAGCATGA
- a CDS encoding class I SAM-dependent DNA methyltransferase — translation MSNVSGVIKSIQDIMRKDVGVDGDAQRISQLVWLFFLKILDDREDELEVTEDDYKSPLPEKLRWRNWAKDSEGMTGDELLNFVNDQLFPTLKNELKVEGEDNKRALVVKNVFEDAYNYMKSGTLLRQVINKICEINFNASSDRHTFGSIYEQILKDLQSAGNAGEFYTPRAVTTFIVDRVAPKLDETVLDPACGTGGFLTNVIEYKRQHFVKSAADEEVLQSTIFGVEKKALPHMLCTTNMILHGIDVPINVVHDNTLSRPLRDYSNADRVNVVITNPPFGGMEEDGIENNFPSAFRTRETANLFMALIMHILKNEGRAAVVLPDGFLFGEGIQTRLKEKLLTECNLHTIVRLPNGVFNPYTSIRTNILFFTKGKPTEHVWFYEHPYPEGVSNYNKTKPMRFEEFETEIKWWGKEEDDFAARVENEQAWKVSVDDIINRNYNLDIKNPHVGEQISHDPDELLAQYQSEQKAISDLRNELKAILTEALTK, via the coding sequence ATGAGTAATGTATCAGGCGTAATAAAATCCATTCAAGATATAATGCGTAAAGATGTTGGCGTTGATGGAGACGCACAACGCATCAGCCAATTAGTTTGGCTGTTTTTCTTGAAAATATTGGATGATCGAGAAGACGAATTAGAAGTAACAGAAGACGATTACAAGTCGCCTTTACCAGAGAAACTTCGTTGGCGTAATTGGGCAAAAGATTCAGAAGGTATGACCGGTGATGAACTTTTGAATTTTGTAAATGACCAGCTATTCCCTACCCTGAAAAACGAATTGAAAGTTGAAGGTGAAGATAACAAGAGAGCACTAGTCGTAAAAAACGTATTTGAAGATGCCTACAACTACATGAAGTCAGGTACGCTTCTTCGTCAGGTTATCAATAAGATTTGTGAAATTAATTTCAACGCATCAAGCGATAGGCACACCTTTGGAAGCATCTATGAGCAAATTCTGAAAGATTTACAAAGTGCTGGAAACGCAGGTGAATTCTATACCCCTCGTGCAGTTACAACCTTTATTGTGGACAGAGTTGCTCCAAAGTTGGATGAAACAGTTCTTGACCCTGCATGCGGAACAGGTGGTTTCCTGACCAATGTTATTGAATACAAAAGACAGCATTTTGTAAAGTCAGCGGCTGATGAAGAAGTTTTGCAAAGCACCATTTTCGGAGTGGAGAAAAAAGCATTACCACATATGCTTTGCACCACCAACATGATATTGCATGGAATTGATGTACCGATTAATGTAGTACACGACAATACACTTTCCCGCCCTTTGCGAGATTATTCCAATGCCGACAGAGTAAATGTTGTGATAACCAATCCGCCATTTGGAGGCATGGAAGAAGATGGTATTGAAAACAACTTTCCCTCTGCTTTCCGCACAAGAGAAACAGCAAACCTTTTCATGGCTCTTATCATGCATATATTGAAAAATGAAGGACGGGCAGCAGTTGTTTTACCTGATGGCTTCTTGTTTGGAGAAGGTATTCAAACCCGCTTAAAAGAAAAGCTTTTAACCGAGTGCAATCTTCACACAATTGTTAGACTTCCCAATGGAGTTTTCAATCCATACACTAGTATTAGAACAAACATTCTATTCTTCACTAAAGGCAAACCAACAGAGCACGTTTGGTTCTATGAGCATCCCTATCCTGAAGGTGTATCGAATTATAACAAAACTAAACCCATGCGTTTCGAAGAGTTTGAAACTGAAATTAAATGGTGGGGAAAGGAAGAAGACGATTTTGCAGCCAGGGTTGAGAATGAACAGGCTTGGAAAGTTTCAGTTGATGACATAATTAATCGAAACTATAACCTCGATATCAAAAACCCTCATGTTGGTGAGCAGATAAGCCATGATCCTGACGAGTTGCTTGCACAATATCAGAGTGAGCAAAAAGCTATTTCAGATTTACGAAATGAGTTAAAAGCAATTCTAACAGAAGCCCTTACAAAATAG
- a CDS encoding restriction endonuclease subunit S: protein MIESILQGFEVWTDAQGLKSKGRVKSIDNISLEGIAKLKELILDLAIRGKLVNQDENEETANVLLRNIRIEKDRLNNESGIGKTGIFIEVDDDIKPFELPINWEWTFIRNIGHDWGQKTPDKSFTYIDVSSINNEIGEITNPSILKANEAPSRARKIVKQGTVIYSTVRPYLKNICVINEEYSPEPIASTAFAIIHPYLQMPGKYFYYFFRSPFFIKYVESVQTGIAYPAINDKQFFNALIPLPPLEEQKRIVHKIDELMALCNKLEERQTTNLTTHHNLVKSLLETLTNAADADELQVAWEKLSEHFDTLFSTEDSIDQLRQTLLELVIAGRFKTQRENDTPAHELYKLIEAELTEKFGKQYSTELKRDASTIDPSELHFPIPATWLWCELQDLAILFNGKAHEQFVDEKGDYILVNSSFVSSEGRSAKYVTSQLTPLNKGNIAMVMSDVPGGKALVKCFLVEEDDKYSLNQRIGGIETSSHIDINYLFLVLNRNRYYLQYDDGRKQTNLKKIQILSCPIPLPPIEEQGRIVEKAKELLELCDRLSDRIVRANEINQALSKTIVEVIS, encoded by the coding sequence ATGATTGAAAGTATTTTACAAGGCTTTGAAGTTTGGACTGATGCTCAAGGATTAAAATCCAAAGGCAGGGTTAAAAGCATCGATAATATTAGTCTGGAGGGTATAGCTAAATTAAAGGAGCTCATTCTGGATTTAGCAATAAGAGGAAAACTGGTTAATCAAGATGAAAATGAGGAAACCGCTAATGTTCTATTAAGGAATATCAGAATAGAAAAAGACAGATTAAATAATGAAAGCGGCATTGGTAAAACTGGAATCTTTATTGAAGTTGATGACGATATTAAACCTTTTGAGCTACCCATAAATTGGGAATGGACCTTTATTCGAAATATAGGACATGATTGGGGTCAAAAAACACCAGATAAGAGTTTTACTTACATTGATGTTTCATCAATAAATAATGAAATTGGCGAAATAACCAATCCTTCAATATTAAAAGCTAATGAAGCTCCTTCAAGGGCTCGAAAAATTGTTAAACAGGGAACAGTAATTTATTCAACGGTTCGTCCATACCTAAAGAATATCTGTGTTATAAATGAAGAGTATAGTCCTGAGCCTATAGCAAGTACAGCATTTGCAATTATTCATCCTTATCTGCAAATGCCTGGAAAATATTTTTATTATTTTTTCAGAAGCCCTTTTTTTATCAAATACGTTGAATCCGTTCAAACTGGTATCGCTTACCCTGCGATCAATGACAAGCAATTCTTTAATGCATTAATCCCACTGCCACCTTTGGAGGAGCAAAAAAGAATTGTCCATAAGATTGATGAGTTAATGGCTTTATGCAACAAGCTTGAAGAACGACAAACAACCAACCTAACGACACATCACAATCTTGTAAAGAGTCTTTTAGAAACCCTTACCAATGCTGCTGATGCAGATGAATTACAAGTTGCATGGGAAAAACTTTCCGAACACTTTGACACGCTGTTTAGCACAGAAGATAGTATTGATCAATTAAGACAAACCTTACTGGAATTAGTGATTGCAGGACGATTTAAAACCCAGCGGGAAAATGATACACCTGCACATGAATTGTATAAATTGATTGAGGCTGAACTAACTGAAAAATTTGGTAAACAATATTCAACCGAGTTAAAAAGAGATGCATCTACAATAGACCCAAGTGAATTGCATTTTCCAATTCCTGCCACATGGTTGTGGTGTGAATTACAGGATTTAGCAATTCTATTCAATGGTAAAGCTCATGAGCAATTCGTTGACGAGAAAGGCGACTATATTTTAGTGAATTCAAGCTTTGTTTCAAGTGAAGGTAGATCTGCTAAATACGTTACTAGTCAACTGACACCACTAAATAAAGGAAACATTGCTATGGTTATGAGTGACGTCCCTGGAGGTAAAGCTCTCGTAAAATGCTTCTTGGTTGAGGAGGATGATAAATACTCATTAAATCAAAGGATAGGTGGTATCGAAACATCAAGTCACATAGATATAAACTATTTGTTTTTAGTGCTAAACAGAAATAGGTATTATCTGCAATATGATGATGGTAGAAAGCAGACAAACCTCAAGAAAATACAAATTCTGTCATGTCCAATTCCTCTACCTCCAATTGAAGAACAAGGCAGAATTGTTGAAAAAGCTAAAGAGCTACTTGAATTATGTGACAGGTTAAGCGACAGGATAGT